The following are from one region of the Papaver somniferum cultivar HN1 unplaced genomic scaffold, ASM357369v1 unplaced-scaffold_132, whole genome shotgun sequence genome:
- the LOC113333365 gene encoding ABC transporter B family member 4-like isoform X2 — protein sequence MLSTIPPLAISGAAMTILIGKMASRGQTAYSQAGIVVEQTLGAIRTVASFTGENQAIAKYKKSLKVAYKAGVLEGLYAGLGLGSVMFVAFCSYSLAIWYGSKLILDKGYTGGDVINVIVAVLTGSMSLGQASPCLGAFAAGKAAAYKMFETINRKPEIDAYDTSSGKTLDDIRGDIELKDVYFTYPARPDEQIFTGFSLHIPSGTTNALVGQSGSGKSTVISLIERFYDPQAGEILIDGINIKELQLKWLREKIGLVSQEPVLFTASIHDNIAYGKDGATLEEIKVASELANAAKFIDKLPQGLDTMVGEHGTQLSGGQKQRIAIARAILKNPRILLLDEATSALDAESERVVQEALDRVMVNRTTVIVAHRLTTVRNADMIAVIHRGKIVEKGSHMELLKDSEGAYCQLIRLQEVNKESGNGKMKSGLSLQLSRNFSRHMSIGRSLSRGSSGRGHSSHHSFSVEYGLPRPNVGAGSDENKNNDLIPSTQKAKNVPISRLASLNKPEIPVLLLGAIAAGINGVIFPAFALMLSGIVKTFFEPPSELKKDSRFWALMCIVLGVASLITSPARTYFFAVAGCKLINRIRSMCFEKIVHLDIDWFDEPEHSSGAIGARLSADAATVRSLVGDALGLMVQNIATLIAGLGIAFEANWKLAFIILVFIPLVGVNGWVQMKFMKGFSADAKMKYEEASQVANDAVGSIRTVASFCAEEKVMKLYESKCEGPERAGIRQGVISGLGFGVSFFLLFCVYAASFYIGGRLVQDGQTTFPKVFRVFFALIFTGVGVASSSSMSSDTTKAKSSAASVFAILDQIPKINSSNDSGTTLEDVEGRIEFKHVSFKYPIRPDVQIFRDICLSIHAGKTVALVGESGSGKSTVISLLQRFYDPDSGQITLDGFEIQKFQVRWLRQQMGLVSQEPVLFNDTIRANIAYGKEGNATETEILAAAEQANAHKFISGIQQGYDTIVGERGVQLSGGQKQRVAIARAIVKRPKILLLDEATSALDAESERVVQDALDRVMVNRTTIVVAHRLTTIKNADVIAVVKNGVIAEKGNHDTLMNIKNGSYASLVALHMSAS from the exons ATGTTATCCACAATTCCTCCTCTTGCAATCTCTGGTGCAGCCATGACCATTCTAATTGGTAAAATGGCATCTCGTGGGCAAACAGCTTATTCACAAGCTGGAATTGTTGTAGAACAAACACTTGGTGCAATAAGAACA GTTGCATCATTTACCGGGGAGAACCAAGCTATTGCCAAGTATAAGAAGTCATTAAAAGTTGCTTACAAAGCTGGTGTTCTTGAGGGCCTGTATGCTGGATTAGGCCTTGGTTCAGTTATGTTTGTCGCCTTCTGTTCTTATTCCCTAGCCATATGGTATGGTTCAAAGCTTATACTTGATAAAGGATATACAGGAGGAGATGTCATTAATGTTATTGTTGCTGTGTTAACCGGATCCAT GTCACTAGGGCAGGCATCTCCATGCCTGGGTGCATTTGCTGCTGGAAAAGCTGCAGCCTACAAAATGTTTGAAACAATAAATAGGAAACCAGAGATTGATGCATATGACACTTCCAGTGGAAAAACGTTGGATGATATACGTGGAGATATTGAGTTAAAAGATGTGTACTTTACGTACCCTGCAAGACCAGATGAACAAATTTTTACAGGGTTCAGTCTACACATACCAAGTGGCACGACCAATGCTTTAGTTGGTCAAAGTGGAAGTGGAAAATCAACTGTTataagtttgatagaaagatttTACGACCCACAAGCGGGTGAAATTCTTATTGATGGTATAAATATCAAGGAGTTACAACTGAAATGGCTCCGAGAGAAAATCGGGCTCGTAAGCCAAGAACCTGTGCTATTCACTGCAAGCATTCATGATAACATTGCATATGGAAAGGATGGCGCAACTCTTGAAGAAATTAAGGTTGCATCTGAGCTAGCCAATGCTGCAAAATTCATCGATAAACTACCTCAG GGTCTAGATACTATGGTCGGCGAGCACGGAACCCAATTGTCAGGGGGACAGAAACAAAGAATTGCAATAGCTAGAGCAATTTTAAAAAATCCACGAATTCTGCTTCTAGATGAAGCGACTAGTGCACTTGACGCAGAGTCTGAAAGGGTTGTACAAGAGGCACTTGACAGGGTAATGGTTAATCGAACTACCGTCATTGTTGCCCATCGATTAACCACAGTACGGAACGCTGATATGATTGCTGTCATCCATAGAGGAAAGATTGTTGAAAAAG GCTCACACATGGAGCTTCTTAAAGATTCGGAAGGAGCATACTGCCAGCTTATACGATTGCAAGAAGTAAACAAAGAATCAGGAAATGGTAAAATGAAATCAGGACTTTCTCTTCAACTAAGCAGAAATTTTAGTAGACACATGTCCATTGGACGATCCTTAAGTCGCGGGTCATCTGGGAGAGGACACAGCAGCCACCATTCGTTCTCTGTTGAGTATGGTTTGCCGAGACCAAATGTTGGAGCCGGctcagatgaaaacaaaaataatgatcTTATACCTtctacccaaaaagccaaaaatgTTCCGATTAGCCGTCTTGCTTCCCTTAACAAGCCAGAGATACCGGTTCTTCTGCTAGGTGCTATAGCTGCAGGTATAAATGGAGTTATATTTCCGGCTTTTGCTTTAATGCTTTCTGGAATAGTTAAGACATTCTTTGAACCTCCAAGCGAGCTGAAGAAGGATTCAAGGTTTTGGGCATTGATGTGTATTGTCCTAGGTGTTGCATCACTGATAACATCACCAGCAAGAACATATTTCTTTGCTGTGGCAGGATGCAAGTTGATAAATCGTATACGGTccatgtgttttgaaaagattgTTCATTTGGATATTGATTGGTTTGATGAGCCTGAGCACTCCAGCGGGGCAATTGGTGCTAGGCTCTCTGCAGATGCAGCAACCGTTCGCAGTCTTGTTGGAGACGCACTAGGGTTGATGGTTCAGAACATAGCTACCCTTATTGCTGGTCTGGGTATCGCTTTTGAAGCAAACTGGAAGTTGGCTTTCATAATCCTTGTTTTCATACCTTTAGTAGGAGTAAATGGATGGGTTCAGATGAAATTCATGAAAGGATTTAGTGCAGATGCAAAG ATGAAGTACGAGGAAGCAAGTCAAGTTGCTAATGATGCTGTTGGGAGTATAAGGACTGTAGCATCATTTTGTGCTGAAGAGAAGGTAATGAAATTATATGAAAGCAAGTGCGAAGGCCCGGAGAGGGCAGGGATTAGGCAAGGGGTGATCAGTGGACTAGGTTTCGGGGTttcgtttttcttgttgttttgtgtCTATGCGGCTAGTTTCTACATTGGTGGAAGACTAGTTCAGGATGGTCAGACAACATTCCCCAAGGTTTTCCGA GTATTCTTCGCTCTGATTTTTACTGGAGTTGGTGTGGCTTCATCAAGCTCAATGTCATCAGATACCACTAAAGCCAAGTCTTCAGCTGCATCAGTATTTGCAATTCTTgaccaaataccaaaaataaACTCGAGCAATGACTCTGGAACGACACTAGAAGATGTAGAGGGTCGAATTGAGTTCAAACATGTCAGTTTTAAGTACCCGATAAGGCCTGATGTGCAAATATTCCGTGATATTTGCTTATCCATCCATGCAGGAAAG ACAGTAGCTCTGGTTGGAGAGAGTGGAAGCGGTAAATCAACTGTGATATCATTGTTGCAACGGTTTTACGATCCTGATTCGGGTCAGATTACATTAGATGGATTCGAAATTCAAAAGTTTCaggtaagatggttgaggcaacaAATGGGTTTGGTAAGTCAAGAACCCGTTTTATTCAATGACACAATTCGTGCCAACATTGCATATGGTAAGGAAGGTAATGCAACAGAGACGGAAATTTTAGCAGCAGCCGAGCAAGCGAATGCCCATAAGTTCATTAGTGGGATACAACAG GGGTATGATACAATAGTAGGAGAGCGAGGAGTTCAATTGTCAGGTGGGCAAAAGCAAAGAGTAGCAATAGCACGAGCTATAGTGAAGCGGCCAAAGATATTACTATTAGATGAGGCGACAAGTGCACTTGACGCAGAATCAGAACGCGTAGTACAAGATGCTTTAGACCGAGTCATGGTCAACCGCACCACAATAGTGGTGGCTCACAGGTTAACGACGATTAAAAATGCTGATGTAATAGCAGTTGTCAAAAATGGAGTTATAGCTGAGAAAGGAAATCATGATACTTTGATGAATATCAAGAATGGATCATATGCATCTCTTGTAGCACTGCATATGAGTGCTTCGTAG
- the LOC113333365 gene encoding ABC transporter B family member 4-like isoform X3 — MTILIGKMASRGQTAYSQAGIVVEQTLGAIRTVASFTGENQAIAKYKKSLKVAYKAGVLEGLYAGLGLGSVMFVAFCSYSLAIWYGSKLILDKGYTGGDVINVIVAVLTGSMSLGQASPCLGAFAAGKAAAYKMFETINRKPEIDAYDTSSGKTLDDIRGDIELKDVYFTYPARPDEQIFTGFSLHIPSGTTNALVGQSGSGKSTVISLIERFYDPQAGEILIDGINIKELQLKWLREKIGLVSQEPVLFTASIHDNIAYGKDGATLEEIKVASELANAAKFIDKLPQGLDTMVGEHGTQLSGGQKQRIAIARAILKNPRILLLDEATSALDAESERVVQEALDRVMVNRTTVIVAHRLTTVRNADMIAVIHRGKIVEKGSHMELLKDSEGAYCQLIRLQEVNKESGNGKMKSGLSLQLSRNFSRHMSIGRSLSRGSSGRGHSSHHSFSVEYGLPRPNVGAGSDENKNNDLIPSTQKAKNVPISRLASLNKPEIPVLLLGAIAAGINGVIFPAFALMLSGIVKTFFEPPSELKKDSRFWALMCIVLGVASLITSPARTYFFAVAGCKLINRIRSMCFEKIVHLDIDWFDEPEHSSGAIGARLSADAATVRSLVGDALGLMVQNIATLIAGLGIAFEANWKLAFIILVFIPLVGVNGWVQMKFMKGFSADAKMKYEEASQVANDAVGSIRTVASFCAEEKVMKLYESKCEGPERAGIRQGVISGLGFGVSFFLLFCVYAASFYIGGRLVQDGQTTFPKVFRVFFALIFTGVGVASSSSMSSDTTKAKSSAASVFAILDQIPKINSSNDSGTTLEDVEGRIEFKHVSFKYPIRPDVQIFRDICLSIHAGKTVALVGESGSGKSTVISLLQRFYDPDSGQITLDGFEIQKFQVRWLRQQMGLVSQEPVLFNDTIRANIAYGKEGNATETEILAAAEQANAHKFISGIQQGYDTIVGERGVQLSGGQKQRVAIARAIVKRPKILLLDEATSALDAESERVVQDALDRVMVNRTTIVVAHRLTTIKNADVIAVVKNGVIAEKGNHDTLMNIKNGSYASLVALHMSAS, encoded by the exons ATGACCATTCTAATTGGTAAAATGGCATCTCGTGGGCAAACAGCTTATTCACAAGCTGGAATTGTTGTAGAACAAACACTTGGTGCAATAAGAACA GTTGCATCATTTACCGGGGAGAACCAAGCTATTGCCAAGTATAAGAAGTCATTAAAAGTTGCTTACAAAGCTGGTGTTCTTGAGGGCCTGTATGCTGGATTAGGCCTTGGTTCAGTTATGTTTGTCGCCTTCTGTTCTTATTCCCTAGCCATATGGTATGGTTCAAAGCTTATACTTGATAAAGGATATACAGGAGGAGATGTCATTAATGTTATTGTTGCTGTGTTAACCGGATCCAT GTCACTAGGGCAGGCATCTCCATGCCTGGGTGCATTTGCTGCTGGAAAAGCTGCAGCCTACAAAATGTTTGAAACAATAAATAGGAAACCAGAGATTGATGCATATGACACTTCCAGTGGAAAAACGTTGGATGATATACGTGGAGATATTGAGTTAAAAGATGTGTACTTTACGTACCCTGCAAGACCAGATGAACAAATTTTTACAGGGTTCAGTCTACACATACCAAGTGGCACGACCAATGCTTTAGTTGGTCAAAGTGGAAGTGGAAAATCAACTGTTataagtttgatagaaagatttTACGACCCACAAGCGGGTGAAATTCTTATTGATGGTATAAATATCAAGGAGTTACAACTGAAATGGCTCCGAGAGAAAATCGGGCTCGTAAGCCAAGAACCTGTGCTATTCACTGCAAGCATTCATGATAACATTGCATATGGAAAGGATGGCGCAACTCTTGAAGAAATTAAGGTTGCATCTGAGCTAGCCAATGCTGCAAAATTCATCGATAAACTACCTCAG GGTCTAGATACTATGGTCGGCGAGCACGGAACCCAATTGTCAGGGGGACAGAAACAAAGAATTGCAATAGCTAGAGCAATTTTAAAAAATCCACGAATTCTGCTTCTAGATGAAGCGACTAGTGCACTTGACGCAGAGTCTGAAAGGGTTGTACAAGAGGCACTTGACAGGGTAATGGTTAATCGAACTACCGTCATTGTTGCCCATCGATTAACCACAGTACGGAACGCTGATATGATTGCTGTCATCCATAGAGGAAAGATTGTTGAAAAAG GCTCACACATGGAGCTTCTTAAAGATTCGGAAGGAGCATACTGCCAGCTTATACGATTGCAAGAAGTAAACAAAGAATCAGGAAATGGTAAAATGAAATCAGGACTTTCTCTTCAACTAAGCAGAAATTTTAGTAGACACATGTCCATTGGACGATCCTTAAGTCGCGGGTCATCTGGGAGAGGACACAGCAGCCACCATTCGTTCTCTGTTGAGTATGGTTTGCCGAGACCAAATGTTGGAGCCGGctcagatgaaaacaaaaataatgatcTTATACCTtctacccaaaaagccaaaaatgTTCCGATTAGCCGTCTTGCTTCCCTTAACAAGCCAGAGATACCGGTTCTTCTGCTAGGTGCTATAGCTGCAGGTATAAATGGAGTTATATTTCCGGCTTTTGCTTTAATGCTTTCTGGAATAGTTAAGACATTCTTTGAACCTCCAAGCGAGCTGAAGAAGGATTCAAGGTTTTGGGCATTGATGTGTATTGTCCTAGGTGTTGCATCACTGATAACATCACCAGCAAGAACATATTTCTTTGCTGTGGCAGGATGCAAGTTGATAAATCGTATACGGTccatgtgttttgaaaagattgTTCATTTGGATATTGATTGGTTTGATGAGCCTGAGCACTCCAGCGGGGCAATTGGTGCTAGGCTCTCTGCAGATGCAGCAACCGTTCGCAGTCTTGTTGGAGACGCACTAGGGTTGATGGTTCAGAACATAGCTACCCTTATTGCTGGTCTGGGTATCGCTTTTGAAGCAAACTGGAAGTTGGCTTTCATAATCCTTGTTTTCATACCTTTAGTAGGAGTAAATGGATGGGTTCAGATGAAATTCATGAAAGGATTTAGTGCAGATGCAAAG ATGAAGTACGAGGAAGCAAGTCAAGTTGCTAATGATGCTGTTGGGAGTATAAGGACTGTAGCATCATTTTGTGCTGAAGAGAAGGTAATGAAATTATATGAAAGCAAGTGCGAAGGCCCGGAGAGGGCAGGGATTAGGCAAGGGGTGATCAGTGGACTAGGTTTCGGGGTttcgtttttcttgttgttttgtgtCTATGCGGCTAGTTTCTACATTGGTGGAAGACTAGTTCAGGATGGTCAGACAACATTCCCCAAGGTTTTCCGA GTATTCTTCGCTCTGATTTTTACTGGAGTTGGTGTGGCTTCATCAAGCTCAATGTCATCAGATACCACTAAAGCCAAGTCTTCAGCTGCATCAGTATTTGCAATTCTTgaccaaataccaaaaataaACTCGAGCAATGACTCTGGAACGACACTAGAAGATGTAGAGGGTCGAATTGAGTTCAAACATGTCAGTTTTAAGTACCCGATAAGGCCTGATGTGCAAATATTCCGTGATATTTGCTTATCCATCCATGCAGGAAAG ACAGTAGCTCTGGTTGGAGAGAGTGGAAGCGGTAAATCAACTGTGATATCATTGTTGCAACGGTTTTACGATCCTGATTCGGGTCAGATTACATTAGATGGATTCGAAATTCAAAAGTTTCaggtaagatggttgaggcaacaAATGGGTTTGGTAAGTCAAGAACCCGTTTTATTCAATGACACAATTCGTGCCAACATTGCATATGGTAAGGAAGGTAATGCAACAGAGACGGAAATTTTAGCAGCAGCCGAGCAAGCGAATGCCCATAAGTTCATTAGTGGGATACAACAG GGGTATGATACAATAGTAGGAGAGCGAGGAGTTCAATTGTCAGGTGGGCAAAAGCAAAGAGTAGCAATAGCACGAGCTATAGTGAAGCGGCCAAAGATATTACTATTAGATGAGGCGACAAGTGCACTTGACGCAGAATCAGAACGCGTAGTACAAGATGCTTTAGACCGAGTCATGGTCAACCGCACCACAATAGTGGTGGCTCACAGGTTAACGACGATTAAAAATGCTGATGTAATAGCAGTTGTCAAAAATGGAGTTATAGCTGAGAAAGGAAATCATGATACTTTGATGAATATCAAGAATGGATCATATGCATCTCTTGTAGCACTGCATATGAGTGCTTCGTAG
- the LOC113333365 gene encoding ABC transporter B family member 4-like isoform X1 codes for MEENCANGSAMHETQNDSEQSKGEEEIIKTVPFFKLFCFADSKDKVMMGVGTIAALANGGTMPLMTVLLGKMIDSFGKNAGTKEVVKQVSEVALQFVYLAVFSLVASFLQVSCWMVTGERQAARIRNLYLKNILRQDIAFFDKETNTGEVIGRMSGDTVLIQDAMGEKVGKFLQQFATFIGGFVVAFIKGWLLTLVMLSTIPPLAISGAAMTILIGKMASRGQTAYSQAGIVVEQTLGAIRTVASFTGENQAIAKYKKSLKVAYKAGVLEGLYAGLGLGSVMFVAFCSYSLAIWYGSKLILDKGYTGGDVINVIVAVLTGSMSLGQASPCLGAFAAGKAAAYKMFETINRKPEIDAYDTSSGKTLDDIRGDIELKDVYFTYPARPDEQIFTGFSLHIPSGTTNALVGQSGSGKSTVISLIERFYDPQAGEILIDGINIKELQLKWLREKIGLVSQEPVLFTASIHDNIAYGKDGATLEEIKVASELANAAKFIDKLPQGLDTMVGEHGTQLSGGQKQRIAIARAILKNPRILLLDEATSALDAESERVVQEALDRVMVNRTTVIVAHRLTTVRNADMIAVIHRGKIVEKGSHMELLKDSEGAYCQLIRLQEVNKESGNGKMKSGLSLQLSRNFSRHMSIGRSLSRGSSGRGHSSHHSFSVEYGLPRPNVGAGSDENKNNDLIPSTQKAKNVPISRLASLNKPEIPVLLLGAIAAGINGVIFPAFALMLSGIVKTFFEPPSELKKDSRFWALMCIVLGVASLITSPARTYFFAVAGCKLINRIRSMCFEKIVHLDIDWFDEPEHSSGAIGARLSADAATVRSLVGDALGLMVQNIATLIAGLGIAFEANWKLAFIILVFIPLVGVNGWVQMKFMKGFSADAKMKYEEASQVANDAVGSIRTVASFCAEEKVMKLYESKCEGPERAGIRQGVISGLGFGVSFFLLFCVYAASFYIGGRLVQDGQTTFPKVFRVFFALIFTGVGVASSSSMSSDTTKAKSSAASVFAILDQIPKINSSNDSGTTLEDVEGRIEFKHVSFKYPIRPDVQIFRDICLSIHAGKTVALVGESGSGKSTVISLLQRFYDPDSGQITLDGFEIQKFQVRWLRQQMGLVSQEPVLFNDTIRANIAYGKEGNATETEILAAAEQANAHKFISGIQQGYDTIVGERGVQLSGGQKQRVAIARAIVKRPKILLLDEATSALDAESERVVQDALDRVMVNRTTIVVAHRLTTIKNADVIAVVKNGVIAEKGNHDTLMNIKNGSYASLVALHMSAS; via the exons ATGGAGGAAAATTGTGCGAACGGATCAGCGATGCATGAAACACAAAATGATTCAGAGCAATCTAAAGGGGAAGAGGAGATCATTAAAACCGTTCCATTTTTCAAGTTATTCTGCTTTGCTGACAGTAAAGATAAAGTGATGATGGGTGTCGGTACCATAGCGGCTCTCGCAAATGGTGGAACAATGCCTCTTATGACTGTTCTTTTAGGAAAAATGATCGACTCTTTTGGAAAAAACGCAGGCACCAAAGAGGTCGTAAAACAGGTTTCTGAG GTGGCATTACAGTTTGTATACTTGGCTGTGTTTTCGCTAGTGGCGTCATTCTTAC AGGTGTCTTGTTGGATGGTCACTGGGGAGAGACAAGCTGCACGGATACGGAATTTATACTTGAAAAATATTTTGAGGCAAGATATTGCTTtctttgataaagaaacaaacaCGGGAGAAGTTATTGGAAGGATGTCAGGTGACACTGTTCTCATTCAAGATGCCATGGGTGAGAAG GTAGGCAAATTTCTTCAGCAATTTGCAACATTTATAGGAGGTTTCGTAGTTGCATTCATCAAAGGATGGCTTCTAACGCTTGTTATGTTATCCACAATTCCTCCTCTTGCAATCTCTGGTGCAGCCATGACCATTCTAATTGGTAAAATGGCATCTCGTGGGCAAACAGCTTATTCACAAGCTGGAATTGTTGTAGAACAAACACTTGGTGCAATAAGAACA GTTGCATCATTTACCGGGGAGAACCAAGCTATTGCCAAGTATAAGAAGTCATTAAAAGTTGCTTACAAAGCTGGTGTTCTTGAGGGCCTGTATGCTGGATTAGGCCTTGGTTCAGTTATGTTTGTCGCCTTCTGTTCTTATTCCCTAGCCATATGGTATGGTTCAAAGCTTATACTTGATAAAGGATATACAGGAGGAGATGTCATTAATGTTATTGTTGCTGTGTTAACCGGATCCAT GTCACTAGGGCAGGCATCTCCATGCCTGGGTGCATTTGCTGCTGGAAAAGCTGCAGCCTACAAAATGTTTGAAACAATAAATAGGAAACCAGAGATTGATGCATATGACACTTCCAGTGGAAAAACGTTGGATGATATACGTGGAGATATTGAGTTAAAAGATGTGTACTTTACGTACCCTGCAAGACCAGATGAACAAATTTTTACAGGGTTCAGTCTACACATACCAAGTGGCACGACCAATGCTTTAGTTGGTCAAAGTGGAAGTGGAAAATCAACTGTTataagtttgatagaaagatttTACGACCCACAAGCGGGTGAAATTCTTATTGATGGTATAAATATCAAGGAGTTACAACTGAAATGGCTCCGAGAGAAAATCGGGCTCGTAAGCCAAGAACCTGTGCTATTCACTGCAAGCATTCATGATAACATTGCATATGGAAAGGATGGCGCAACTCTTGAAGAAATTAAGGTTGCATCTGAGCTAGCCAATGCTGCAAAATTCATCGATAAACTACCTCAG GGTCTAGATACTATGGTCGGCGAGCACGGAACCCAATTGTCAGGGGGACAGAAACAAAGAATTGCAATAGCTAGAGCAATTTTAAAAAATCCACGAATTCTGCTTCTAGATGAAGCGACTAGTGCACTTGACGCAGAGTCTGAAAGGGTTGTACAAGAGGCACTTGACAGGGTAATGGTTAATCGAACTACCGTCATTGTTGCCCATCGATTAACCACAGTACGGAACGCTGATATGATTGCTGTCATCCATAGAGGAAAGATTGTTGAAAAAG GCTCACACATGGAGCTTCTTAAAGATTCGGAAGGAGCATACTGCCAGCTTATACGATTGCAAGAAGTAAACAAAGAATCAGGAAATGGTAAAATGAAATCAGGACTTTCTCTTCAACTAAGCAGAAATTTTAGTAGACACATGTCCATTGGACGATCCTTAAGTCGCGGGTCATCTGGGAGAGGACACAGCAGCCACCATTCGTTCTCTGTTGAGTATGGTTTGCCGAGACCAAATGTTGGAGCCGGctcagatgaaaacaaaaataatgatcTTATACCTtctacccaaaaagccaaaaatgTTCCGATTAGCCGTCTTGCTTCCCTTAACAAGCCAGAGATACCGGTTCTTCTGCTAGGTGCTATAGCTGCAGGTATAAATGGAGTTATATTTCCGGCTTTTGCTTTAATGCTTTCTGGAATAGTTAAGACATTCTTTGAACCTCCAAGCGAGCTGAAGAAGGATTCAAGGTTTTGGGCATTGATGTGTATTGTCCTAGGTGTTGCATCACTGATAACATCACCAGCAAGAACATATTTCTTTGCTGTGGCAGGATGCAAGTTGATAAATCGTATACGGTccatgtgttttgaaaagattgTTCATTTGGATATTGATTGGTTTGATGAGCCTGAGCACTCCAGCGGGGCAATTGGTGCTAGGCTCTCTGCAGATGCAGCAACCGTTCGCAGTCTTGTTGGAGACGCACTAGGGTTGATGGTTCAGAACATAGCTACCCTTATTGCTGGTCTGGGTATCGCTTTTGAAGCAAACTGGAAGTTGGCTTTCATAATCCTTGTTTTCATACCTTTAGTAGGAGTAAATGGATGGGTTCAGATGAAATTCATGAAAGGATTTAGTGCAGATGCAAAG ATGAAGTACGAGGAAGCAAGTCAAGTTGCTAATGATGCTGTTGGGAGTATAAGGACTGTAGCATCATTTTGTGCTGAAGAGAAGGTAATGAAATTATATGAAAGCAAGTGCGAAGGCCCGGAGAGGGCAGGGATTAGGCAAGGGGTGATCAGTGGACTAGGTTTCGGGGTttcgtttttcttgttgttttgtgtCTATGCGGCTAGTTTCTACATTGGTGGAAGACTAGTTCAGGATGGTCAGACAACATTCCCCAAGGTTTTCCGA GTATTCTTCGCTCTGATTTTTACTGGAGTTGGTGTGGCTTCATCAAGCTCAATGTCATCAGATACCACTAAAGCCAAGTCTTCAGCTGCATCAGTATTTGCAATTCTTgaccaaataccaaaaataaACTCGAGCAATGACTCTGGAACGACACTAGAAGATGTAGAGGGTCGAATTGAGTTCAAACATGTCAGTTTTAAGTACCCGATAAGGCCTGATGTGCAAATATTCCGTGATATTTGCTTATCCATCCATGCAGGAAAG ACAGTAGCTCTGGTTGGAGAGAGTGGAAGCGGTAAATCAACTGTGATATCATTGTTGCAACGGTTTTACGATCCTGATTCGGGTCAGATTACATTAGATGGATTCGAAATTCAAAAGTTTCaggtaagatggttgaggcaacaAATGGGTTTGGTAAGTCAAGAACCCGTTTTATTCAATGACACAATTCGTGCCAACATTGCATATGGTAAGGAAGGTAATGCAACAGAGACGGAAATTTTAGCAGCAGCCGAGCAAGCGAATGCCCATAAGTTCATTAGTGGGATACAACAG GGGTATGATACAATAGTAGGAGAGCGAGGAGTTCAATTGTCAGGTGGGCAAAAGCAAAGAGTAGCAATAGCACGAGCTATAGTGAAGCGGCCAAAGATATTACTATTAGATGAGGCGACAAGTGCACTTGACGCAGAATCAGAACGCGTAGTACAAGATGCTTTAGACCGAGTCATGGTCAACCGCACCACAATAGTGGTGGCTCACAGGTTAACGACGATTAAAAATGCTGATGTAATAGCAGTTGTCAAAAATGGAGTTATAGCTGAGAAAGGAAATCATGATACTTTGATGAATATCAAGAATGGATCATATGCATCTCTTGTAGCACTGCATATGAGTGCTTCGTAG